The following proteins come from a genomic window of Malus domestica chromosome 02, GDT2T_hap1:
- the LOC103407487 gene encoding uncharacterized protein — MAAMITRRFSFKLSRLYHHHSSFSASSTYLAAQNLRNPNTPDHFTHSSNSTLSPNPFKSSSNPTTIIDHYIKSSNPKPINHNLTWVLNSKSITQNPEFKKTNLGLTFTQSCSRFSTNLYNPRFNGLLDQKPRFFSTSSSSPSPDPESEKSQNPESEKPQNPNEYPSQNPNFKHQEIEGPTVERDLSTLANETREVLESMAKNMYSLSRALALLGLAQLGVGAWISYITKSTPMPEVSVQSILAFGLPFTLAFMLRQSLKSIYFFKKMEEQGRLQILTLTLQVAKNLNVFFVRVRGVSFLCIAGLSAGVLFAALTR, encoded by the coding sequence ATGGCCGCCATGATCACACGCAGATTCAGCTTCAAGCTTTCAAGGCTCTatcatcatcattcatcattttcTGCATCCTCCACCTACCTCGCCGCCCAAAACCTCCGAAACCCTAATACGCCAGACCACTTCACTCACTCCTCCAATTCCACTCTCTCCCCAAATCCTTTCAAATCTTCATCAAACCCCACCACCATTATCGATCATTACATAAAATCATCAAATCCAAAACCCATAAACCATAATCTAACTTGGGTACTCAATTCAAAATCCATTACTCAAAACCCTGAATTCAAAAAAACCAATCTTGGTCTTACCTTTACACAATCGTGTTCAAGGTTCAGTACCAATTTGTACAATCCTAGGTTTAATGGGTTATTAGATCAAAAACCCAGATTTTTTTCAACTTCTTCTAGTTCACCGTCACCGGATCCAGAATCTgaaaaatcccaaaacccaGAATCTGAAAAGCCCCAAAACCCAAATGAATACCCTAGTCAAAACCCTAACTTCAAGCACCAAGAAATCGAAGGACCGACGGTGGAGCGAGACCTTTCGACTTTGGCCAATGAGACCAGAGAAGTTCTCGAATCGATGGCCAAAAACATGTATAGTCTGAGCAGGGCATTGGCTCTTCTGGGTTTGGCTCAACTCGGCGTCGGAGCTTGGATTTCGTACATTACCAAATCGACCCCAATGCCGGAGGTTTCAGTTCAGAGCATTTTGGCTTTCGGGTTACCCTTTACGCTGGCGTTCATGTTGAGGCAGAGTTTGAAGTCAATCTACTTCTTTAAGAAGATGGAGGAGCAAGGCAGGCTGCAGATTCTGACTCTCACCCTTCAGGTTGCTAAGAATTTGAATGTGTTCTTCGTTCGTGTTCGCGGCGTTTCATTCTTGTGCATTGCTGGCTTGTCAGCCGGAGTGTTGTTCGCTGCGCTTACGAGATGA
- the LOC103413268 gene encoding protein gar2-like: MGSVDRVDDRTFRVNLTGDSVIKLRESVREKLKEFMGDYTDDTLVEYVIVLLKNGRGKEEAKNELNVFLGDDSDSFVSWLWGHLASNSDLHLQSEDPEVEDVSKRKTTSGDLTGKSDLYHLGSEPEGEKSTKSTKSRHTREWKGLTRDAAEPPPFRSSEIGDIHVEEKSRSKVSDAKSPSRQPAAQRKRIRPDERHNTEREPVSEVTIDAPRRLLQFAMRDALTTSRQSNSATQPTLKRLRSVVSKPTVDSSLVDRPRRIQSVARVPNPMSTVMKAVAEAAEDVTRVKPSRSVFDRLGRGMEFSETSVPLAPSRDAATEDVEFEDVVQPNEQKRSSYPARSEYSGQYVGNAMLESETGLASDFVSDNEGFDDVNVMGRIVTDVSQTGTSGGSKAENLLMARYNVAKNVDDVMQLSRNKDHGQSFAAANSSHKIVNISVNVNTWKAPHYQEPREVAGDDWKSLQNSEAGVAKSGLHVMKENGNPVGASNGNVTPAADSPKMLSSSAGLYASGRPLEDADCRTIFVNNVHFAASKDSLSRHFNKFGEVLKVVIVTDAATRQPKGSAYVEFTRREAADNALSLDGTSFMSRILKVVKRGAAHQEAAPGMTWPRVGRGTPFATARFGWSPFQRGMSGAYRPRPLIKPGARSMQWKRDTQANPGEMGAPVTATAVPSPTARSLNLCSNRT; encoded by the exons ATGGGGAGCGTGGATCGAGTCGATGATAGGACCTTTAGGGTTAATTTGACGGGCGATTCAGTCATCAAGttgagagagagtgtgagagagaaGCTTAAGGAGTTCATGGGGGATTACACCGACGACACTCTTGTG GAATACGTTATTGTCCTTCTAAAGAATGGCAGGGGCAAAGAAGAAGCAAAGAATGAGCTGAACGTGTTTTTGGGGGATGACAGTGattcttttgtttcttg gTTGTGGGGTCATCTGGCTTCAAATTCGGATTTGCATCTACAATCAGAGGATCCTGAGGTGGAAGATGTGAGTAAAAGAAAAACCACATCAGGTGACCTTACAGGAAAAAGTGATTTGTATCATTTGGGTTCTGAGCCAGAAGGGGAGAAGTCTACTAAGTCAACTAAAAGCCGGCACACTAGAGAATGGAAAGGGCTAACAAGGGATGCAGCTGAGCCCCCTCCTTTTCGAAGCTCTGAGATCGGAGATATTCATGTAGAAGAAAAAAGTCGTAGCAAAGTCAGTGATGCGAAGTCTCCTTCGCGTCAACCTGCAGCtcaaaggaaaaggattcggCCTGATGAGCGACACAATACAGAg AGGGAACCAGTTTCTGAAGTGACTATTGATGCCCCTCGACGGCTACTCCAATTTGCTATGCGTGATGCATTAACGACCTCAAGGCAATCCAATTCAGCAACTCAGCCCACATTGAAGCGTCTTCGTTCTGTGGTATCTAAACCCACTGTTGACTCATCATTGGTTGATCGTCCTCGACGGATTCAGTCTGTCGCCAGGGTGCCAAATCCCATGTCAACTGTAATGAAAGCTGTTGCAGAAGCTGCTGAAGATGTAACAAGAGTTAAACCTTCAAGGAGTGTGTTTGACCGACTAGGTCGTGGTATGGAGTTTTCTGAGACCAGTGTGCCTCTTGCACCATCCAGAGATGCTGCTACCGAGGATGTTGAATTTGAAGATGTCGTCCAACCTAATGAACAAAAACGATCGTCATATCCGGCTAGAAGTGAATACAGTGGACAGTATGTAGGGAATGCTATGTTAGAAAGTGAAACTGGTTTGGCTTCTGATTTTGTATCGGACAATGAAGGGTTTGATGATGTTAATGTTATGGGTCGTATAGTTACTGATGTTTCTCAGACTGGGACATCTGGTGGAAGCAAGGCTGAAAATTTACTAATGGCGCGTTACAATGTGGCGAAGAATGTTGATGATGTTATGCAGCTATCCAGGAATAAAGATCACGGTCAATCTTTTGCAGCTGCGAATTCTTCTCATAAGATTGTGAATATATCTGTGAATGTCAATACTTGGAAAGCACCCCATTATCAGGAGCCAAGAGAAGTTGCTGGTGATGATTGGAAATCCCTACAGAATAGTGAGGCAGGGGTTGCCAAATCTGGTTTGCATGTGATGAAGGAGAACGGCAATCCTGTTGGAGCAAGTAATGGAAAT GTAACACCTGCTGCAGATTCTCCTAAGATGCTTTCCTCTTCTGCTG GTCTATATGCCAGTGGACGCCCATTGGAGGATGCAGATTGTCGAACTATCTTTGTTAACAAT GTCCACTTTGCTGCTTCAAAAGATAGTCTTTCTCGACATTTCAACAAGTTTGGGGAAGTGCTAAAAGTAGTGATAGTTACTGATGCAGCAACTAGGCAGCCTAAAGG GTCAGCTTACGTAGAGTTCACACGGAGGGAGGCGGCAGACAATGCATTATCTCTAGACGGAACCTCTTTCATGTCAAGGATCCTCAAG GTTGTAAAGAGGGGAGCTGCACATCAAGAAGCAGCTCCTGGCATGACTTGGCCAAGGGTTGGCCGGGGCACTCCATTTGCCACTGCCAGGTTTGGTTGGTCCCCATTCCAGAGAGGCATGTCTGGTGCATATAGGCCTCGCCCCCTAATCAAACCTGGTGCCAGGAGCATGCAGTGGAAGCGTGATACTCAGGCCAATCCAGGTGAGATGGGTGCTCCAGTCACTGCCACTGCTGTTCCTTCACCAACAGCTCGCAGTCTTAACCTATGTTCGAACAGAACCTAA
- the LOC103414157 gene encoding putative disease resistance RPP13-like protein 1: MVAGELFLGAFLQVLLDRLTPRGILNFGRLRIVDRKLKKWSAILSAIGAVLYDAEEKQLTSEAIRLWLDDLDDLKDLAYDVEDILDRFSIQTLRRKVKQRHGTRASKVRSLIPKAKFNFCMNMKMKEITDRLVEISERKDQLHLNDTGTSAYTTKAYRVPPSSCQPDGPVIGRDEDKMKMVELLSISEPCTSNFHVVSILGMAGIGKTTLAGHVFNDDAMEQFDLKVWVYVSDDFNIVRVTKAILESITSEHCKLKEFSKVQDNLSKELAGKKFLIVLDDVWSTCDYDMWTKLQSPFRVGALGSKVLVTTRHETVAKIMGAIQVHNLNYISNDDCWQVFEQHSFLDINNGRPRNFELLREKILAKCNGLPLAARTLGGLLRCKGMGEWEGILDSKIWSLSDKSGILPVLKLSYHSLPSNLKRCFAYCSILPNDYEFSEKQLILLWMAEGLIQHSEEGRQMEDLGGEYFQELLSRSLFQKSNKSNSKYVMHDLISELARWAAGKVCFRLEDNVDKSMQQLRCTPKARHSSYISGEFDGAQKFGTFFSAKHLRTFLPFTLSENPQNYVTCKVTLDLLPKLQYLRVFSMNSYQITELPNSIGKLKFLRYLDVSHTLITRLPESTSTLCNLQVLLLENCSRLEALPINMRNLINLRHLNNSNVPSLKGMPLQLGRLTNLQTLGNFAVGKGSASRLMDIGPLLHLRGTLHLSRLENVTEVEDARRADLISKEGIDFLLLQWSEGSGTREMEADVLDMLQAHRNLKELTIRGYSGVKISTWVGNPSFTNIVVVRLQDCCNCKFLPPLGQLPSLKDISIKGMSEVENVGSEFYGEGGFPFPVLETLSFQNMQRWKEWFPCERLQGIREFPCLKMLSIDACPKLEGTIPENISSLENLVIRECDQLVVPVANYRELCTLCVHSCKGLVYQSAVEFQLLDLEITGCAELTPSLQSEDTLLQHFTSLHRLTIEGNSHLVQLHHLTSLQELHIDKWPSLVSFPEVDLPPSLKEIKIRGCDSLTHFARYRLPPSLRRIEINRCQNLKSLVEDRDGSASSSSSPCLTQNEESCLEYLSIWSCPSLASLSSRIQLPKALKHLQIHTCKQLEFITDTFDHNTHLEYIHIWYCPNLKSLPEGLCHLPNLQKLSIYGCRSLVSFQRGGFERIASNLREIDITNCDKLEALPKGMHNLNSLEILRIPYCDGFMSFLGEGFPPNLISLKILNLKSCEPLFQCGLHRLTSLRELWISGEDPDLVFFPPTEMVLPKSLIKLTVEDFPNLRYLSSKGFQFLTSLKSLYVWSCPNLESIPYEGQLVPLTQLSIRHCPLLEARCKPGKGRYWRSIAHVPYIWLGDRTILAP, from the coding sequence atGGTAGCTGGAGAATTATTTCTTGGGGCATTTCTGCAGGTGCTGCTCGACAGGTTGACGCCCCGCGGTATCCTCAACTTCGGTCGCCTACGGATTGTCGATAGGAAACTGAAGAAATGGAGTGCAATACTGTCTGCAATTGGAGCTGTGCTGTATGATGCGGAAGAGAAACAGCTCACAAGTGAGGCAATCAGACTGTGGCTGGATGATCTGGATGATCTCAAAGACCTGGCTTATGATGTGGAAGACATATTGGACAGATTCTCCATTCAGACGTTACGACGCAAGGTCAAGCAGCGACATGGAACTCGAGCGAGCAAGGTACGGAGCCTAATTCCTAAAGCTAAATTCAACTTTTGTATGAACATGAAAATGAAGGAGATTACGGATAGACTGGTAGAGATATCTGAACGGAAGGACCAGCTTCACTTGAACGATACTGGAACTTCGGCATACACTACTAAGGCATATAGAGTGCCTCCCAGTTCTTGTCAACCAGATGGACCTGTTATCGGAAGGGATGAAGACAAAATGAAGATGGTCGAGTTGCTGTCAATATCCGAGCCTTGTACCAGCAACTTTCATGTAGTTTCCATTCTTGGCATGGCGGGGATCGGAAAGACAACACTTGCAGGACATGTATTCAACGATGATGCCATGGAACAGTTCGATCTTAAGGTATGGGTGTATGTGTCGGATGACTTCAACATCGTAAGAGTGACAAAGGCAATTCTTGAATCGATCACATCCGAGCACTGTAAGTTGAAGGAGTTCAGTAAAGTTCAGGACAATCTGAGTAAGGAATTAGCTGGTAAGAAGTTTCTGATTGTTTTGGACGATGTTTGGAGCACATGTGACTATGATATGTGGACGAAGTTGCAGTCCCCATTTCGGGTTGGAGCACTGGGAAGCAAGGTACTTGTGACAACACGTCATGAAACAGTTGCGAAAATTATGGGAGCCATTCAAGTTCATAATTTGAATTATATATCAAATGATGATTGCTGGCAAGTGTTTGAACAGCATTCATTCTTGGACATTAACAATGGCAGACCGCGCAATTTTGAGTTACTTCGGGAGAAAATCCTTGCAAAATGCAATGGATTGCCTCTGGCTGCGAGAACTCTTGGTGGACTTTTACGGTGTAAAGGAATGGGCGAATGGGAAGGAATATTAGACAGCAAAATATGGAGTCTATCAGATAAGAGTGGCATTCTCCCAGTACTGAAATTGAGCTATCACTCTCTCCCTTCAAACCTTAAAAGATGCTTTGCCTATTGCTCAATACTTCCCAATGACTACGAATTTAGTGAGAAGCAGTTGATCCTCCTGTGGATGGCAGAGGGTTTGATTCAGCATTCGGAAGAAGGTAGGCAAATGGAAGATCTGGGTGGAGAGTATTTTCAGGAGCTTTTATCCAGGTCATTGTTTCAGAAATCGAACAAAAGCAATTCAAAATATGTAATGCATGACCTCATTAGTGAACTCGCACGGTGGGCTGCAGGAAAAGTATGCTTTAGATTGGAGGATAATGTGGATAAGAGCATGCAACAGCTCAGATGTACTCCAAAAGCTCGTCATTCCTCTTACATTTCTGGAGAGTTTGATGGGGCTCAAAAATTTGGCACCTTTTTCTCGGCTAAACACCTGCGGACTTTCCTACCGTTTACACTTTCAGAAAACCCCCAGAATTATGTGACTTGTAAGGTTACTCTTGATTTATTGCCAAAATTGCAATACTTACGGGTCTTCTCTATGAACAGCTATCAAATAACTGAGCTACCAAATTCGATTGGTAAACTGAAGTTTCTACGCTACCTTGATGTTTCTCACACACTGATAACACGTTTACCTGAATCAACAAGCACACTTTGTAACTTACAGGTATTGCTATTAGAGAATTGTTCACGTTTGGAGGCACTGCCCATAAACATGAGGAATTTGATTAATTTGCGTCATCTCAACAATTCAAATGTACCTTCTCTGAAAGGGATGCCTCTGCAACTAGGGCGGTTGACTAATCTGCAGACACTAGGAAATTTTGCTGTGGGTAAAGGTAGCGCGTCAAGGTTGATGGACATAGGGCCCCTATTGCATCTTCGGGGGACATTACACCTCTCAAGATTGGAGAATGTGACTGAAGTTGAAGATGCAAGGAGGGCTGACTTAATTAGCAAGGAAGGGATTGATTTCTTGCTACTACAATGGTCAGAAGGGAGTGGCACAAGAGAAATGGAGGCAGATGTTCTTGACATGCTACAAGCTCATAGAAATCTCAAGGAACTCACCATCAGGGGATATAGTGGTGTGAAGATTTCTACTTGGGTGGGAAATCCTTCGTTcactaatattgtagtagtacGCTTACAAGATTGCTGTAACTGCAAATTCTTGCCACCACTTGGACAATTGCCTTCTCTGAAAGATATTTCTATAAAAGGAATGTCTGAAGTGGAAAATGTGGGTTCCGAGTTTTATGGAGAGGGCGGCTTTCCTTTTCCGGTACTAGAGACCCTTTCGTTTCAGAATATGCAACGATGGAAGGAGTGGTTTCCTTGCGAACGACTTCAGGGAATTAGAGAGTTTCCTTGCCTGAAAATGCTTTCCATAGATGCATGCCCCAAATTGGAGGGTACGATACCTGAGAACATTTCTTCATTAGAAAATCTTGTGATTCGCGAATGCGATCAGTTGGTGGTGCCAGTTGCCAACTACAGAGAACTTTGCACGTTGTGCGTCCACAGTTGTAAAGGCTTGGTGTATCAGAGTGCGGTTGAGTTTCAGTTGCTAGATTTGGAAATAACTGGTTGTGCAGAGCTGACACCGTCGTTGCAGAGTGAGGATACATTACTGCAACACTTTACTTCTCTTCATCGTTTGACAATTGAAGGTAATTCTCACCTAGTTCAATTGCATCACCTGACATCACTTCAAGAACTTCACATTGACAAATGGCCAAGCCTAGTTTCTTTTCCAGAAGTTGACTTGCCGCCTTCTCTGAAGGAAATAAAGATTCGAGGATGTGATTCTCTCACGCATTTTGCAAGATATCGTCTACCCCCAAGTTTAAGAAGAATAGAGATAAACAGATgccaaaatttgaaatcattagTGGAGGACAGAGATGGTTCtgcatcatcatcttcttctccttgtttgACACAAAATGAAGAATCTTGTCTTGAATACTTGAGCATATGGAGTTGTCCATCTCTGGCGTCTTTGTCATCTAGAATCCAGCTGCCCAAGGCGCTTAAGCACCTTCAGATACACACTTGTAAACAACTGGAGTTCATAACTGATACGTTCGACCACAACACTCATCTTGAATACATTCATATCTGGTATTGCCCAAATCTTAAATCTTTACCAGAAGGCCTTTGCCACCTTCCCAATCTTCAGAAGTTGAGTATTTATGGTTGTAGAAGTCTTGTTTCGTTCCAGCGGGGAGGATTTGAGAGAATCGCTTccaatttgagagagattgacaTCACTAATTGTGATAAACTGGAGGCCTTACCCAAAGGCATGCACAACCTCAACTCTCTTGAGATATTAAGAATCCCTTATTGTGATGGTTTCATGTCCTTTCTAGGAGAGGGCTTTCCCCCTAACCTAATATCACTTAAaattctgaatctcaagagttgCGAGCCACTCTTCCAATGTGGTTTGCACAGACTAACCTCTCTCAGAGAGTTGTGGATCAGCGGTGAAGATCCAGATCTAGTATTCTTTCCACCTACAGAGATGGTGCTCCCCAAATCTCTCATTAAACTCACTGTTGAAGACTTCCCAAATCTCCGGTACCTGTCCAGCAAGGGCTTTCAGTTCCTCACATCTCTTAAATCTCTTTACGTCTGGAGTTGTCCCAACCTAGAATCCATTCCATATGAGGGCCAGCTTGTTCCACTGACACAACTTAGTATCCGTCATTGTCCTCTGCTAGAAGCGAGATGCAAACCAGGTAAAGGTCGATACTGGCGCTCCATAGCTCACGTCCCTTACATATGGTTGGGAGACAGGACGATCCTAGCTCCCTGA